From Thermoanaerobaculia bacterium:
AGCGCGATCTCCATCGGATGATCGATCTCGAGCTCGCCGGGGGAAAAGAGGACCTTCGCCGGGAGCGGGCCGCCGTTTCCGGTGCGTCGGAGACCGCGAACTTTCCCGCGTTCACGGTGACGGACTACGGGGGGAGGAAGCTCTCGGGAGGCGACCTCCGGGGGCGTCCGGTCCTCGTCGAGTTCTGGGCGACGTGGTGCCCGCCCTGCCGCTCGACGCTCGCGTGGCTCGCCGGCGTGAAGAAGCGCTTCGGCGACCGCCTCGAGGTCGTGGCGCTCGCGGTCGAGTCGCCGGAGGAGGGCGCGCGGAAGTTCGCGAGCTCGGCGAGCCCCGACATGCGGTGGGCGACTGCGGATGCGGCGACCGCCGGCGCGTTCGGCGACGTCGCCGCGGTGCCGACCCTCTTCCTGTTCGGCGCGGA
This genomic window contains:
- a CDS encoding TlpA disulfide reductase family protein codes for the protein MKFVSENFGASALAERFGVTRYPAVFVDDVLVAPPRDFGFFGKGDSPGRYTPWRNAASQAKFQRDLHRMIDLELAGGKEDLRRERAAVSGASETANFPAFTVTDYGGRKLSGGDLRGRPVLVEFWATWCPPCRSTLAWLAGVKKRFGDRLEVVALAVESPEEGARKFASSASPDMRWATADAATAGAFGDVAAVPTLFLFGADGRPAATFYGAPADLHDRVLEALAALGLR